CTCGTGCCCAGACTATGATGAGCGCTTCTGCGCGGCGCCGCGACGCCGCGTCAAATGGCTCGCTTCCACAGTACGCGACAAGTACGGAAAGTGCGGCACGCCCTTTTGATTCCCTGCGCGGATTTGTCGTACGATCGCTTCCCGGAACTTTCCCTAAGACCGGTTAACACAGGCCCCGATAGTTCAGTGGATAGAACGAAGCCCTCCTAAGGCTTAAACGCAGGTTCGATTCCTGCTCGGGGCGCCATTGCGTTACGGATATCCCAGCGGGATAATGGCATTGTTACCGCATGGTCACGCGTGAGAGGTCGACGTGGGGTTCTTTTCTGCCGGACGTGTGCCGGAGGGTGCGGAGCCATGGAACCAAATCCGAAATGCCTGCGGGAATGCGAGAGGATCCTTCCGTCCAAAGTCATTGAGCGAATAGACGCCGCCGTGAAGGCTGTGGTCGACGCGAAACAGCGGGGCGGCAAAGTGATTGTGGTGACGGGAAGCGGTCCGAATGTCCATGAGGGGGTCACCACGCTTGTTGCCGAGTTGATGCGCGTGGGAATCGTTGACGGCGTCTCAACGAGTTCCGCGGTCATAGCTCATGAACTCGGCGGTGTGCTGGACCGCGTGAAGCGGGTTGACGGGGCAAGTCTGGGCATCGAACCGAGCCTGCTTCCTCGTGGAGGCCATTTCGAGCAAACCGTCTTGTCTCGGGAGGCTCTGGACGCGATCCGGAATCTGGTTCCGTTCGACGACAACTTGTGGGAGCGGCTTGACGCTGCCCCCGGCACAACCATCATAAAGGCTGCCGGCAATCTTGGGTATCCCATGGGCCTTTACATCGAGCGAATCGCGCGCGATGTTCAGGCCTTAGCGCAGTCGCATCGGAGGTCTTTCGAGGAAACCGCCGGTTTGGGCGCGGATCCTCGTACCATGCTCGGCGCCGGCGCGGCGCGGGGTCTTCCCGTTGTTGTCACCATCCCGCAATTGGTCGGAGGGGGCGCAGTGGGACTGGCCATAGGGGATACCATCACCATTACCGAGCGGGCAAAGCGTCTTGCGGCGATGCTCGAATCCGCCGATGTCATCATCGAGTCCGCCGTCGCGCTGACCCAGGAGGTTCACGACGGCCCGTTCGAGACGTATACGGGCCATGGTCTCTGGGCAAGTTGGGGGGGCCACAGTACGTACTCTCTCGAAGGCAAAACGCTTGTCCGGATTGACCTGGACCCGGCCCTCGAAACGGTGTGGCAGTCGGAACGCGGGAATTCGGCGGTGCAGGAGGCTATTGACAAGGGTTTGCCGAAGACGAAGCTGTTCAAGACGCCGTTTCGGATGGAAATGTCGGGTTTCGCGCGCTTGGAGGGGAGTTTGCCCATTACGGCCGACATCGGCGCCGTCTGGCCTGTCATGGCTTCGCGAATCGCGCAACAACTCGGAATCGAACTCGAGTTTATGTCCTACCCACAGCATACGGAAGCAGGAAAGGAGATGCGTGACTGGATAGTCGAGCATGTTGCGGCATTCAACCGGGGGAAAATGATGGCCGCGGTTTGTGCCTCGGTATCGTGAGAACAAAGCGCCCCAGCGTTTATTCATGGTGTTCTCGCGCCGGGCCGGATGCGCTGCCGTTGGTACGATAAGGAGCCGATTCGACTGGGAGAAGACGAGGGCCGCGCCTTCCCGAGCATCCACGTCTCGAAGCCGCGGCGCCAATGAAAGGAGCTCGCAATGCGGAACCGACTTTCCTTTTTCATCTTGGCCGTTCTCATGACATTCCCGGGGGTTGTCGCCGAGGGGGAGGGCTACAAGGCTTCCATTACCCAGGGGGATGTGGAGATCCCCGTCATAGTGGTCTCAGGCAGTCCGTTCGAAATGGGGAAGAGTCTCGGGGAACTGACCGCGGACGCTTCCAAAGCCCTCTTGCAACAATTCGTCGCCGTGTGTCAGACGGGCGAGCCAGAAAAGTACTCGGACGCCCAGTTGGACGCCGCCTGGGAGGCGGTCGCACCCCACACCGACCCGCGCTTCAAAGAGGAAATGAAGGGGCTGGCGGAGGGAGCTGGAATCCCCCTTGAGCTGATCCAGCGCGCCCACATGCTTCCGGTAGTCTCCGAATACTCGTGCAGCAGCATCGCCGCCTGGGGCCCAGCCACCAAAGATGGACACCTGTATCAAACGCGCAATCTGGATTGGGATATGCAGGTCGGCGCTCACAAGTTCCCGTGCATCGTCATTTACCGGCCCTCCGCCGGGATCGCCCATGTCAATGTCAGCTTTGCCGGGTATATCGGTTCGAATACGGGCCTGAGCACGGCAGGCATTGCCCTTGCTGAGATGGGAGACTCGCCTTCCAGCGAGTATCCCTATGACGTGAACGGAGAACATTTCACGACGCTGTTCCGCAGAGTCATGTATGACGCCAAGAACCTCGATGAGGCCGTGGCCATGTTCAAGTCCGCGAAGCGTATCAAGCGCTACCATTATGTTGTTGGCGATGGTAAGAACATGTGTGCGGTCAAAATGCTTGCCCACGCGCCCAATCTGAGGATCTGGAAAGACAACGATCCGACAGACGAACTTGCCCCGAACATCATGGAACATGTGGTCTACCAGGACGAAGGCCGCGGCGCTTTTCCCATGATCAAGGAAAGGTACGACGAGATTACGGCGGAAGATATGATCAAAATGGCATGCAGCATCCCCATCAAGGGAGGGAATGTGCTTGATGTCGTGTATGACGCAACCTCCCTCGAGTTGTGGGTCTCGTATGCCAAAGACGAGACCGAGGCCTACCTGCGGCCGTTCGTCCATCTCGATATCAAGCAATACCTGAAATAGGAGGTCTCGGACATCGGCCTCTGAATCGAGCGTGTCCCTGCGTTGGAATGCGCCGCTTGACTCGTGGAAGGCGTTGAATTACTGTGCTAAGGGATTAGGGCAGTTTTCCCCGGCCGCCAGCTCAGCAAGGAGGGGATAGACAAAAGGGACGTTGGGAATAGGCAAGGAGCACTCGCCGCCTGGTGCCGGGGACACCCGGTTGCTGCCCTCAGCCGGAGCATTCGACATATTCTCATGAATAACGACCAAACAGAACCGTTTGCCGAAGATATCCCAGCAACCGAAGACACCCACCGCATCGAATGTGGATGTGGGCACATTCTGGAGGTCCACGATGATGACTTGGGACGAACGCTCCGGTGTCCCGCCTGCGACGGTCTCGTCTATCTCGCGCATGAACTCGTGTCACCGGTTTCCCCTCCCAAGGTTACACGCCACTACAGCGACGACGAGGTGCCTGCCGACCTGAAACCCGGTGACCGTTTCATGGCGACCTATGAGGTGCGGGAACTCATTGGCCGGGGCGGCATGGCCTATGTGCACCGCGTTCATCACAAAGGGTGGGGGATTGATCTCGCTCTAAAAACACCCAAGCCAGACTTGGTGCTCAGAAACGATTGGCAACGCGATTTCGAGCGCGAATGCGAGACATGGGTGGGGCTTACACCCCATCCAAACGTGGTTCGGTGTCACTATGTCCGCCGTCTGGGAGGGATCCCGCGGCTGTTTCTCGAGTTTGTGCCGGGCGGGTCCCTGGTCCATTGGGCCCGTAAGAACCTGCTGTATCGCGGGGATTCGGGCGAAGTGTTGAAGCGAGTTCTGGATGTCGCCATGCAGGTCGCATGGGGCTTGAACCATGCCCATGAACAGGGATTGATTCATCAGGATGTGAAGCCTGGAAATATCCTGATGACCCTGAACGGCCAGGCAAAAGTGACGGACTTCGGTCTCATGCGTGCCTTTGGCGGAAGCAACGCCGGCCCTAGTTTCTATCCCACCTCAGGCACCCCCCCGTATAGTGCGCCGGAACAGGGTCCGCATACCCCGCCGAGCCATCTTGCCGATATTTGGGGATGGGGTGCGAGCCTGTTCGAGATGTTCGTGGGCACCCCGAGATGGTCGAACTCCCAAGAGCTCCTGCAGCTCTTTGAAGAATACCTCGCCAATCGTCTCGAACGGCCGCGGATCGCGCATATTCCAGAACCTCTTGCCGACCTTCTCAAGAATTGTTTTCGCGAGAGACCGCAAGACCGTCCCGGAAGCATGCAAAGCGTGATCGAGGCCCTTCGGGAAGTCTACCAGTGGACCGTCGGCGTTCCCTACGAGCGCGAGCATCCTCATCCCGTGTTGGCATCCGCGGGAGTGCTGAATAACCGCGCGATTTCACTTTTCGAGCTTGGGAAGCAACAAGAAGCAGAGACCCTTTGGCAACAGGCCCTCGCGTTGACCCCTGACCATCTGGAATCGCGGTTTAACAACCTCTTGTATGAATGGCGTACGGGTCGCTGCACGGATATTGCCGTCATACGTTCACTGATGGAGCTGCTCGAAGAGAAAAAGAGAAGTCCCAAGGTCCGTTATCTTCTTGCCCGGATCATGCTGGAATGGGGGGATTGCCGCGTAGCCGCGGATATTCTGCACCGCATCGAGGTTTCTCCGCAGAACATGCGCGAGATCGACGTGGCCCTTGGAGCGACCAAAGAGGCCCTCGAAGATACCCGGGGCCTGGTCGCGGAATTCGGGCAAGATGCGCGCACCGTGAAGGCCATCTGCCTTCTGGAAGACGGCCGCTTGGGTCTTGTAGGAAAACAAGACGGGTCGGTGGAATGTTGGAACCCCTTTGCCGGGGAATGTCTAAAAACCTTTGAAGCTCACCCGGGCGGGGTCTTTGCCCTCGCTTGCTCGTATGACAACCGCACACTGGTTTCCGGCGGCGCGGACGGCATGGTCAAGCTCTGGGAATTGCCTGACTGCGCGTTGATAGCATCTTTCTCAGGCCACGGAGGGCCGGTACGCGGAGTCGCTGTCGACAGGGAAGTCACCATGGTGGTCTCGGGGAGCCAAGACCACACGGTGCGCGTCTGGCGAGTGGAAACGGGTGAGTGCATGAACGTTCTCGAGGGGCATACCGCGGGAGTGAATGCCGTCGCGCTGGATGCCGCGGGAGTCTATGCACTGTCGGGAGGCCGCGACGCGACCGCCAAAGTCTGGAATCTCCGCGAAGCGAACTGCCTGCGTACCCTGAAGGGCCACACGCACCGGATTCACGCCGTATGCCTCAGCGAAGATGCCCGCCTCGCCGTGACCGCAAGCCGGGACCGCCACGTCGTGTTGTGGAACACCGACTCCGGCGAACCGTTGCGCACCCTTCACGGGCACGTCACGGAAGCCTATTCCGCGGCCTTTACCCGCGACAAGGCCCACGTGTTTACAGGAAGCCGCCAAGGCACGTTGAGACTCTGGAATGCCGATACGGGCCAGTGCCTTCACACATTCAACGGCGGCGCGCCTGCCCATTTGGAACGCACGGGGACGTATGCTCTTTCCTCAAGCAGGAACGGTCCCCTTAAATTCTGGCGGGTCTCCTGTGCGCGCCGTTTCTTGCCCGCTACGTTCGCGCCCAGCCTCGAGGAGTAAGCAATTCGGGGCCGTCCCGCATCAGAGAGCTCTAGATTTCTTCGCCGCTCCCGAGGGCTTCGAGCGTACTGCGCGCTTCGATGGTTTGCGCGTGGTATTTCCCCAGGCATTCCTCGTAGATGGACAATGACTTCATGACGTTTCCCACAGCGCGCGCTGTGTCTCCCATGTCGCGATACACCAGCCCCATGCCGAGAAGGTCGCGCGCAACGTCCGGGTGGCGGCTCCCATGCTCGCGCATATCCGCCGTCATGGCTGCCTTGAACCCCTCCAGAGCCTTCTCGTGGTCGCCCAGAGCGCGATTGACGGCGCCCGTGCGATACTGGAGCGTACCTATGCGGACCTTCTTTGTGGCCAGCTTCTGTTCGAGTTCAAGAGCGCGGACAAAGCATGCTTGTGCCCCTGTAAGGTTGCCCGACAGCTCCAAAGCGTCTCCACAGTCCATCAGGCTCGAAACCAGTTCCGGATTCTCGGCTCCTCCTGCTTCCTCCTGCATCCGGCAGATTTGCTCATAGCATTTCGCCGCTCCGAAGGGATCTCCCTGGGCGCTCAGGACCCGAGCAAGTTGAGCAAGGATCCGTACCTGCATCTGGTTGTTCGCCGAGGCCGCACGGCAAATCATGAGCGCTTCTTCAAGAGATTTTCGCGCCTCCGGGTACCGTCTCTCGATACGATAGGCGTTGCCCAATTCATAGAGGCTTTCGGCCAGAGGTTCGCCGGCGGGATGGTTCAGTTTTCGTTGCAGCGCGACACAGGTCTGGAGGTGTTCGAGCGCGGCGCCTGCTTCTCCAGCGCGGAGAAGCGAGCGCCCGAGGTTCCGTGAATACAGTGCAATGGCTTTCTCATTCGGCGGGCTGCTCAACAACGCGCAACGAAGGGCTTCCTCGAAACATCGCCGGGCGCCCTTCCCATCCCCGCGTTTGCCGAGGATACGGCCAAGACTGTAGAGACATTCGTGCACGTACGGATGGGTTTGACCCAGGGCGTCCGCATAGACGCGCAGGGCGCGCCGGTAGGTTCGTTCCATCTCGCGCTCGTCTTTGCTGTCCTCGGCAACAGTCACCAGGTTGCGCATGGCCATGGCCAACATGTGATCGGCTGGGCCGTAAGCGTCTTTGATGATGCGGATCGCCCGGCGGAACGCCTCGC
The Candidatus Hydrogenedentota bacterium DNA segment above includes these coding regions:
- a CDS encoding protein kinase, which produces MNNDQTEPFAEDIPATEDTHRIECGCGHILEVHDDDLGRTLRCPACDGLVYLAHELVSPVSPPKVTRHYSDDEVPADLKPGDRFMATYEVRELIGRGGMAYVHRVHHKGWGIDLALKTPKPDLVLRNDWQRDFERECETWVGLTPHPNVVRCHYVRRLGGIPRLFLEFVPGGSLVHWARKNLLYRGDSGEVLKRVLDVAMQVAWGLNHAHEQGLIHQDVKPGNILMTLNGQAKVTDFGLMRAFGGSNAGPSFYPTSGTPPYSAPEQGPHTPPSHLADIWGWGASLFEMFVGTPRWSNSQELLQLFEEYLANRLERPRIAHIPEPLADLLKNCFRERPQDRPGSMQSVIEALREVYQWTVGVPYEREHPHPVLASAGVLNNRAISLFELGKQQEAETLWQQALALTPDHLESRFNNLLYEWRTGRCTDIAVIRSLMELLEEKKRSPKVRYLLARIMLEWGDCRVAADILHRIEVSPQNMREIDVALGATKEALEDTRGLVAEFGQDARTVKAICLLEDGRLGLVGKQDGSVECWNPFAGECLKTFEAHPGGVFALACSYDNRTLVSGGADGMVKLWELPDCALIASFSGHGGPVRGVAVDREVTMVVSGSQDHTVRVWRVETGECMNVLEGHTAGVNAVALDAAGVYALSGGRDATAKVWNLREANCLRTLKGHTHRIHAVCLSEDARLAVTASRDRHVVLWNTDSGEPLRTLHGHVTEAYSAAFTRDKAHVFTGSRQGTLRLWNADTGQCLHTFNGGAPAHLERTGTYALSSSRNGPLKFWRVSCARRFLPATFAPSLEE
- a CDS encoding C45 family autoproteolytic acyltransferase/hydrolase, which gives rise to MRNRLSFFILAVLMTFPGVVAEGEGYKASITQGDVEIPVIVVSGSPFEMGKSLGELTADASKALLQQFVAVCQTGEPEKYSDAQLDAAWEAVAPHTDPRFKEEMKGLAEGAGIPLELIQRAHMLPVVSEYSCSSIAAWGPATKDGHLYQTRNLDWDMQVGAHKFPCIVIYRPSAGIAHVNVSFAGYIGSNTGLSTAGIALAEMGDSPSSEYPYDVNGEHFTTLFRRVMYDAKNLDEAVAMFKSAKRIKRYHYVVGDGKNMCAVKMLAHAPNLRIWKDNDPTDELAPNIMEHVVYQDEGRGAFPMIKERYDEITAEDMIKMACSIPIKGGNVLDVVYDATSLELWVSYAKDETEAYLRPFVHLDIKQYLK